CGTGCCGGACCGGCCGTGGTAGCCCACCGGGAGGTGCTTCCAGTTCTGCGGCAGCGGCGGCTGCGTCGGCCGGAAGATCCGGCCGACATTCGTCGCGTGCTGCTCGGAGGAGTAGAAGTCGACGTAGTCGGCCACCTCGAACGGCAGCACCAGTGGCAGGTCGTGGCGATCGAGCAGCAGCGGGGTGACCTGCGCGGCGAACTGCCGGTCGGTCAGCAGTTCGCCGACCCGGGCCCGTAGGGCGCTCCACCGCGGTCGACCGGCGGCCAGCAGCGGGTTGAGGTCGGGACCGGCGAGGTGGCGATCGGGGTCGTCGATCAGGCCGAGGTCGGCCGCGACGGTCAGATCGAGCGCGCGGTCGCCGATCGCGACGACGACGTGCCGATCGGCAGCGACCCGTGCCACGCCGTAGGGCAGGTTGGCGACCGGAAACGGCGAGCCGTCGACCACCGGCACCCAGGAGACTGCCGACACGGTTGACACGACCGTGACCGTAGCCCACCCTACAAATAGAGGACAAGGTTGTCCGATAATCGGGCAGCACGGAGGTCGTCATGCCTTACTACCGCGCGGTCGGCGCGATCCCGCACAAGCGCCACACGGCGTTCCACAAGCCGGACGGCACGCTCTACCCCGAGGAGTTGATGGGGGTCGAGGGCTTCTCCGCCGACTCCGCGCTGCTCTACCACGAGGGGCTGCCCACCGCGATCGTCGACAGCCAGGTGCACAGCGCACCCCCGGCCGGCCGCAAGGCCAACCTGCCGCTGCTCCCCCGGCACCTCAAGACCCACAAGCTCGACACCACCGGCGCGGACGCGATCACCGGACGGCAGTATCTGCTGGCCAACGACGATTGCCGGATCTCCTACGCCGTCGCCGACCGGCCGAGCCCGCTCTACCGCAACGCCATCGGCGATGAGTGCATCTACATCGAGTCCGGCGCGGGCCGGTTCGAG
The window above is part of the Mycobacteriales bacterium genome. Proteins encoded here:
- a CDS encoding homogentisate 1,2-dioxygenase, with product MPYYRAVGAIPHKRHTAFHKPDGTLYPEELMGVEGFSADSALLYHEGLPTAIVDSQVHSAPPAGRKANLPLLPRHLKTHKLDTTGADAITGRQYLLANDDCRISYAVADRPSPLYRNAIGDECIYIESGAGRFESVFGGFDIGQGDYIIVPTSTTYRLLPTGAAPLRT